The Pirellulales bacterium genome includes a region encoding these proteins:
- a CDS encoding autotransporter-associated beta strand repeat-containing protein, whose amino-acid sequence MSFTNNTGAVIDSLTLNWNYEQWRYANTSGWDLSGTGDLAGNATLNSKDFAGTGSGSGTNGTVTITSVPSFTLTGLSIANGDTFGLSWATTDQSSSDNGVSIDDFSLAFTNPGTVNTYFWIGNDNILGGDGTWDASTNSSWSADNMTIAATTWGSTKTARFSGATAGNVTINGTVNAAAGLYFTTDGYHLIPGTSAKIVLTGANAAANSINVDPAVTATIGTVVDGSAGMTKSGSGTLILTANNTYTGGTVISLGTLQIGNGGMSGSIVGNVTNGGTLVFNRSDNVTYAGTITGGTLTQNGVNSNSTLILTGNSAPSTTNITAGTVQIGDGTTPNAGSLAGNVNVSGGATLAYNLPSGSSDLTVAGAIAGPGNIVQMGGGKVIFTGALGTNTTSVNLTINPSTTVQIGDGTTTGTELFGPVLNNGALIYNKPESFTQSDAITGSGSVTKMASGTLTVTGNFNYGGGTTISQGTLQVGDGTATGSLAGDVMDSGVLAFKRPDPVNFTGNISGGGAVTHSGTGALTLNPTVSNSYTGGTNVTGGGILRAAANSSFGSSTGVPVNITKGTVLANAGVNIGNTITINSMATPSTVMADWTFETSAPTTAGPFVAESGTNAGSSNASGSHADSGVMYSSPSGNGSVHSYSSTNWGVGDYYQFTTSTTGQNGIVLSFDQTSSNTGPRDFQVEYSTNGSTFSNAGSAYMVGNSGWSNGSATTSSTTVLDLSSIEALNNVGTVYFRLVDTDTTSANGGTVGTSGTDRVDNVIIGSAGSGSSTAALGSDAGTGTTTYSGNIILNGPVVLTAGSGGKVSFTGAISGTGSSTVIKSGGGTVELNNQSFYSSSTVVQQGKLSLGVSNAISGTQAVKLDGGTLATEGLEQDFTTTTLSVLSNSTLDLSAVGPMMSPTNVKFGDSHIDPNTLSPAIWGGMLQVSGWTYGMDHLFVGSDHSGLNANELSDIQFADFAPGASISSTGEVTPLIGDINQDSHTDAADVAALLKALTNITKYQNDHSFSSADVSFILDVNGDGKVNSADLQALLHDLSSGGGNLSKAVPEPATWVLGMLGALGLALRRRRAGTA is encoded by the coding sequence GTGAGTTTCACAAACAACACCGGCGCAGTAATTGACTCGCTGACGCTCAACTGGAACTACGAGCAATGGCGATATGCCAACACTTCGGGCTGGGACCTATCTGGAACGGGAGATTTAGCAGGGAATGCAACGCTGAATAGTAAAGATTTCGCTGGCACTGGCAGCGGCAGCGGAACAAATGGCACCGTCACTATAACTTCAGTTCCTTCGTTCACACTGACAGGACTGAGTATTGCCAACGGTGATACGTTCGGCTTGAGCTGGGCTACCACCGACCAAAGTAGCTCTGACAACGGCGTTTCGATCGATGATTTTAGTTTGGCATTTACCAATCCGGGGACCGTTAACACTTACTTCTGGATTGGCAATGATAATATTTTGGGAGGCGACGGAACGTGGGATGCGTCGACAAATTCGAGTTGGTCGGCAGACAACATGACGATTGCCGCCACGACTTGGGGCAGTACCAAAACGGCACGGTTCTCGGGCGCTACGGCTGGAAATGTTACCATCAACGGCACTGTGAACGCCGCGGCGGGGCTGTACTTCACCACGGACGGATACCACCTGATTCCAGGTACGTCGGCCAAAATTGTTCTGACGGGCGCGAATGCGGCGGCGAATTCGATCAATGTTGATCCCGCAGTAACCGCCACGATTGGGACGGTGGTGGATGGCAGCGCGGGAATGACCAAAAGTGGAAGCGGCACATTGATATTGACTGCGAATAACACCTATACGGGAGGGACCGTTATTTCGCTGGGCACACTGCAGATTGGCAATGGCGGCATGAGCGGATCGATTGTGGGAAACGTGACGAACGGAGGCACGCTGGTTTTCAATCGCTCTGATAATGTTACTTACGCCGGCACGATTACCGGCGGAACGCTTACGCAAAACGGGGTGAACAGCAATTCGACGCTGATCCTAACGGGTAATTCAGCGCCATCGACTACGAACATTACTGCCGGCACCGTGCAAATCGGCGATGGCACGACACCCAACGCCGGGTCGCTGGCAGGCAACGTGAATGTCAGCGGCGGCGCGACTTTGGCGTACAATCTCCCCAGCGGCAGCTCTGATTTGACCGTGGCTGGCGCGATTGCCGGGCCGGGCAATATTGTGCAGATGGGAGGCGGAAAAGTAATCTTTACCGGAGCCTTGGGAACCAACACGACCTCGGTGAATTTGACCATCAACCCCAGTACCACGGTGCAAATTGGCGACGGCACTACCACGGGGACCGAGCTATTTGGCCCCGTGCTCAATAATGGCGCCTTGATCTACAACAAGCCGGAAAGCTTTACCCAATCGGACGCCATCACGGGCAGCGGCTCGGTGACGAAGATGGCCAGCGGCACGTTGACGGTCACGGGAAATTTTAATTACGGCGGAGGCACAACCATTTCGCAGGGCACGCTGCAAGTGGGTGATGGCACCGCGACCGGATCGCTGGCGGGGGACGTGATGGACAGCGGTGTGTTGGCGTTCAAGCGGCCCGACCCGGTGAATTTCACCGGCAACATTAGCGGCGGCGGCGCGGTAACGCATTCGGGTACGGGAGCATTGACGTTGAACCCGACCGTGAGCAATTCCTACACGGGAGGAACGAATGTGACCGGCGGCGGCATTTTACGTGCGGCGGCGAATAGCTCGTTTGGCAGTTCGACCGGAGTGCCGGTCAACATTACTAAGGGAACCGTGCTGGCGAATGCGGGCGTGAACATTGGGAATACGATCACGATTAACAGTATGGCGACGCCCAGTACCGTGATGGCTGATTGGACGTTTGAAACGAGCGCGCCTACAACAGCGGGGCCATTTGTGGCGGAATCGGGAACGAACGCGGGATCGAGCAATGCCAGCGGCTCGCACGCCGATTCGGGCGTTATGTATAGCTCTCCGTCGGGCAATGGAAGCGTCCATTCGTATAGCTCCACGAACTGGGGTGTGGGGGATTATTACCAGTTCACAACCTCGACGACGGGACAGAATGGCATCGTGTTGTCTTTCGATCAAACGAGTAGCAACACCGGGCCACGAGATTTTCAAGTGGAGTACAGCACCAATGGGTCGACTTTCTCGAATGCGGGGTCTGCTTATATGGTGGGAAACAGCGGTTGGAGCAATGGGTCGGCCACCACTTCGTCGACGACGGTTCTTGACTTAAGTAGCATTGAGGCGCTAAACAACGTAGGGACGGTTTATTTTCGGCTGGTAGATACCGACACGACGTCCGCCAACGGCGGCACGGTGGGCACCAGTGGCACGGACCGCGTCGATAATGTGATTATTGGCTCGGCGGGTTCCGGCTCTTCCACGGCAGCGCTCGGGAGCGACGCCGGCACCGGTACGACGACATACTCCGGCAATATCATCCTGAACGGCCCGGTTGTGCTGACCGCCGGCAGCGGCGGCAAGGTGTCGTTTACCGGCGCCATCAGCGGCACGGGGTCGAGCACCGTAATCAAATCGGGGGGCGGAACGGTCGAACTGAACAATCAGAGTTTCTATTCCAGTTCGACCGTCGTGCAGCAGGGTAAATTGTCGTTAGGTGTGTCGAATGCGATTAGTGGGACTCAAGCGGTGAAGTTGGACGGAGGCACACTGGCCACCGAGGGATTGGAGCAGGATTTCACCACGACGACATTAAGCGTGCTGAGCAATTCGACCTTGGACTTGAGCGCGGTCGGCCCGATGATGTCGCCGACGAACGTGAAATTTGGCGATTCGCACATAGATCCAAATACCCTGAGTCCAGCCATCTGGGGCGGCATGCTACAAGTTTCGGGATGGACATACGGCATGGACCATTTGTTTGTGGGGAGCGATCATAGCGGGCTGAATGCCAATGAGTTAAGCGATATCCAATTCGCGGATTTTGCGCCGGGGGCATCGATTAGTTCGACGGGCGAGGTGACGCCGCTGATTGGCGACATTAACCAGGACAGCCACACCGACGCGGCAGACGTTGCCGCGCTGCTGAAGGCGTTGACGAATATTACGAAATATCAAAACGATCATTCGTTCAGCTCCGCCGACGTTTCGTTCATTCTGGATGTGAACGGCGACGGGAAGGTAAATAGTGCCGATCTTCAAGCCCTGCTCCATGATTTGTCTTCCGGCGGCGGCAATCTCTCGAAGGCGGTGCCTGAACCGGCAACATGGGTGTTAGGGATGCTGGGGGCGTTGGGACTGGCGCTGAGACGGCGGCGCGCAGGAACGGCCTGA
- the ribH gene encoding 6,7-dimethyl-8-ribityllumazine synthase, producing the protein MPTIPSDRHDAADGRFAVVVSRYHEAITSKLLAGALATLQGAGVKEEAIDVAWTPGAFEIPLVADQMAGSGNYAAVLCLGAVIRGATTHDQHINRAVSLGIMEANLRHGIPVLFGVLTCDTVEQAIQRAGGHVSNKEPTQAAQEGKPAAGSQDAKPVVGNKGVECATAALEMVSLLRKLKEQDTP; encoded by the coding sequence ATGCCAACGATTCCAAGCGATCGACACGATGCAGCCGACGGGCGATTTGCCGTGGTGGTATCGCGGTATCATGAAGCGATTACGTCGAAGCTGTTGGCGGGTGCGCTGGCAACGCTGCAAGGGGCGGGAGTGAAGGAGGAGGCGATCGACGTGGCGTGGACGCCGGGGGCGTTTGAAATTCCGCTGGTTGCCGATCAAATGGCCGGCAGCGGGAATTACGCGGCGGTGCTGTGCCTAGGAGCGGTGATTCGCGGGGCTACGACGCACGATCAGCACATAAATCGGGCGGTAAGCCTGGGAATTATGGAAGCGAACTTGCGGCACGGAATTCCGGTCTTGTTCGGCGTGCTGACGTGCGATACGGTGGAGCAAGCGATCCAGCGTGCCGGCGGCCACGTAAGCAACAAAGAGCCCACTCAAGCCGCCCAAGAGGGCAAACCCGCCGCCGGCAGCCAAGACGCCAAGCCTGTGGTCGGCAACAAAGGAGTAGAGTGTGCGACGGCGGCCTTGGAAATGGTGTCGCTGTTACGAAAGTTGAAGGAACAGGATACACCTTAG
- the nusB gene encoding transcription antitermination factor NusB, whose translation MIVTMAKRSKAREVALQVLYQDDLNVGSQNPENEPADRGDFLRSRLQDDADLIAFAQSLIDGVRRNRSELDALLVRTAENWSLERMAATDRNVLRLGAFEILYTQTPGAVAINEAVELAKRFGAAHSAQFVNGILDKFIEGHGKGNDQ comes from the coding sequence ATGATTGTCACTATGGCCAAGCGATCGAAAGCCCGCGAAGTCGCCCTGCAAGTTTTGTATCAGGACGATTTGAATGTCGGTAGCCAGAACCCGGAGAATGAGCCGGCGGATCGGGGCGATTTTTTGCGCTCGCGGCTGCAGGACGACGCGGATTTGATTGCTTTTGCGCAATCGCTGATTGACGGGGTGCGACGGAATCGGTCGGAGCTTGATGCGCTGTTGGTGCGGACGGCGGAGAATTGGAGCCTGGAGCGGATGGCGGCGACTGATCGGAACGTGTTGCGATTGGGCGCCTTTGAAATTCTGTACACCCAGACGCCGGGGGCCGTGGCCATTAACGAGGCGGTGGAATTGGCCAAGCGCTTTGGAGCGGCGCACAGCGCCCAGTTTGTGAACGGGATTTTGGACAAGTTTATTGAAGGACACGGGAAGGGGAATGACCAATGA